A genomic segment from Balneola sp. encodes:
- a CDS encoding DUF3526 domain-containing protein, with product MFKLIFTKELKEIIQSSRFTVSFAVCSVLIILAFFMGAQNYLASQEQYEAAVQENRNQIASNTEWIMVEHSIMLPPQPLMALVNGISNDIGRNISMRGRGELRAENTRFGDEPIFAIFRFMDLEFIFGIVLSLFAIIFAYDAINGEKVSGTLKLCFANPISRASFIGGKLAGSFVGLSLALMIPLLIGCALLPLLGIQLSSDEWTRLGLILLSGLAYFGLFLALAMGISAITSKPSNSFLIGLVVWIFAVLIVPRASVLISGRMVEVPNVDDITSQKNNYRVQLFEEDRPKMAEFTAPEGTEPQDMMTQFSAYMGELAAERQKKIDAFNERLNEEFVNKRKEQEALALNLSRVSPTSVFTLTSTELAGTSLGLQNRFMESANEYQNVYGNFMREKTGQNQGGFRMIMVTTDDDQEEPERLDPNEMPQFEFNKATVAEAAGNSILDFGLLLLFNILFFGGAFAAFLRYDLR from the coding sequence ATGTTCAAGCTAATATTTACAAAAGAACTTAAGGAGATCATCCAAAGCAGCCGTTTCACGGTTAGCTTTGCTGTATGTTCGGTGCTCATCATTCTCGCCTTTTTTATGGGAGCACAAAATTACCTGGCCAGCCAGGAGCAATACGAAGCAGCGGTTCAGGAAAACAGAAATCAAATTGCGTCCAATACCGAATGGATAATGGTTGAACATTCGATCATGCTTCCCCCACAACCATTAATGGCATTGGTAAACGGTATTTCCAATGATATAGGCCGCAATATTTCTATGAGAGGCCGCGGTGAATTAAGAGCTGAAAACACTCGCTTTGGCGATGAACCCATTTTCGCCATCTTCCGATTTATGGACCTGGAGTTTATCTTTGGAATCGTCCTTTCCTTGTTTGCCATCATCTTTGCCTATGATGCTATAAATGGAGAAAAAGTAAGTGGGACCCTCAAACTGTGTTTCGCTAACCCCATTTCAAGAGCTTCATTTATAGGCGGTAAGCTCGCCGGATCATTTGTAGGGTTAAGTCTGGCCTTGATGATCCCTTTACTTATTGGGTGTGCGTTACTTCCACTTCTTGGCATTCAACTCTCAAGTGATGAATGGACCCGCCTGGGATTAATCCTACTATCCGGATTAGCATATTTCGGATTATTTCTTGCATTGGCTATGGGCATTTCAGCGATTACCTCTAAGCCTTCCAACTCTTTTCTAATAGGATTGGTAGTCTGGATTTTTGCTGTACTGATTGTTCCGCGAGCCTCTGTTCTTATTTCCGGGCGTATGGTTGAAGTCCCTAATGTGGATGACATCACTTCTCAGAAAAACAACTACCGGGTTCAATTATTCGAAGAAGACCGACCTAAAATGGCTGAATTTACTGCACCTGAAGGAACAGAACCTCAGGATATGATGACTCAATTCAGCGCATATATGGGAGAACTTGCTGCCGAGCGACAAAAAAAGATCGATGCTTTTAACGAACGACTGAATGAAGAATTTGTGAACAAAAGGAAAGAACAAGAAGCTCTTGCATTGAACCTTTCCAGGGTCTCTCCTACTTCAGTGTTTACCCTTACATCTACAGAACTGGCTGGAACCTCCCTCGGATTACAAAACCGATTCATGGAATCAGCCAATGAGTATCAAAATGTATACGGGAACTTTATGAGGGAAAAGACGGGACAAAATCAGGGCGGATTTCGAATGATAATGGTGACTACCGATGACGATCAGGAAGAACCGGAACGCCTTGACCCAAACGAGATGCCTCAATTTGAATTTAACAAGGCTACCGTAGCTGAAGCCGCTGGTAACAGCATACTGGACTTTGGGTTATTGCTACTGTTTAACATTCTCTTTTTCGGAGGTGCCTTTGCCGCCTTTTTGAGATATGACCTCAGATAA
- a CDS encoding MFS transporter: protein MTNPQKPSKGLFSWALYDWANSSYFVIIQTFVFAAYFSETIAENVEIGTAQWGNMIGFAGIFIALTAPFFGAIADQAGKRKPWIAFFTIVCVIGSGLLWFAEPDPSSLWLALSLGFISTIAAELVYIFYNAMLPDLVHPSKIGRWSGWGWGMGYAGGLACLLVALYVFIETDGLWLGLNVEEAEPVRATFILTAAWYALFSLPLFLRTPDAPSKNKPINVAVKDGVKQLKSSLKEVKKYKHIVRFLIARMFYNDAIVTIYAMGGIYAVGSFGMEQSEILIFGVGLNITAGLGAALFAWLDDKSGSKFTILVSLVGVAVPIIAVLFTKSSMWFIIWGLFLGLFFGPNQSSSRSFMARIAPPELSTQMFGLLALSGKATAWAGTILFGAFTLLFGTQKAGMVVVLVLLLIGFLIMLTVNEEEAIKSQKE, encoded by the coding sequence ATGACAAACCCCCAAAAACCTTCTAAAGGTCTATTTTCCTGGGCATTATACGATTGGGCCAATAGCTCCTACTTTGTAATTATTCAGACATTTGTTTTTGCGGCTTATTTCAGTGAAACCATAGCCGAAAATGTGGAAATAGGTACTGCTCAATGGGGAAACATGATTGGTTTTGCGGGTATTTTTATTGCCTTAACAGCTCCCTTTTTTGGAGCAATCGCAGATCAGGCAGGTAAAAGAAAACCATGGATCGCTTTCTTTACTATCGTTTGTGTAATTGGGAGTGGGCTACTTTGGTTCGCTGAGCCTGATCCGAGTTCACTTTGGTTAGCACTTTCTCTTGGTTTTATTTCAACCATAGCTGCGGAGTTGGTATACATTTTCTACAATGCTATGCTGCCCGATCTTGTTCACCCCTCAAAAATCGGTCGCTGGAGTGGCTGGGGTTGGGGAATGGGGTATGCAGGGGGCTTAGCATGTTTATTGGTTGCTCTATATGTGTTTATTGAAACTGATGGTTTATGGCTGGGATTAAATGTAGAAGAAGCTGAGCCTGTAAGGGCGACATTTATACTGACCGCAGCCTGGTATGCTTTGTTTAGTTTGCCTCTCTTTTTGAGAACACCCGATGCTCCATCAAAAAACAAACCAATTAACGTAGCTGTAAAAGATGGAGTTAAGCAGCTAAAATCTTCCTTAAAGGAAGTCAAAAAGTACAAGCATATTGTCCGGTTTTTAATTGCCCGGATGTTTTATAATGACGCAATAGTGACTATCTACGCGATGGGTGGTATTTATGCTGTGGGCTCATTTGGTATGGAGCAATCAGAGATATTAATTTTTGGCGTAGGTTTAAATATAACGGCTGGACTGGGAGCCGCTCTTTTTGCCTGGTTGGATGATAAATCTGGTAGCAAGTTTACAATCCTTGTTTCGCTAGTTGGAGTTGCTGTTCCAATAATTGCGGTATTGTTTACCAAGAGTTCTATGTGGTTTATTATTTGGGGACTATTCCTAGGGCTATTCTTTGGGCCGAATCAGTCTTCTTCTCGATCTTTTATGGCCAGAATTGCACCTCCGGAGTTATCAACGCAAATGTTTGGGCTATTGGCACTATCAGGTAAAGCAACTGCCTGGGCAGGTACTATTTTATTTGGAGCGTTTACTCTTTTATTTGGTACTCAAAAAGCGGGAATGGTTGTGGTATTAGTACTGCTCTTAATCGGATTCTTGATTATGCTTACCGTAAATGAGGAAGAAGCAATCAAATCACAAAAGGAATAA
- a CDS encoding arsenate reductase ArsC encodes MDKILVLCTGNSCRSQMMEGWIRHFAGDSIEVKSAGVETHGVNPRAIKVMGESNVDISGHTSNHVDEYMGEEFDLIITVCDSAKERCPVFPSKSEKRHHNFPDPAKATGTEEEILSDFRSVRDQIRDYAENLVSEFSS; translated from the coding sequence ATGGATAAAATACTGGTTTTGTGTACCGGAAATAGTTGCCGTAGCCAAATGATGGAAGGATGGATTCGACATTTCGCTGGCGATAGCATAGAAGTAAAAAGTGCAGGAGTTGAAACTCATGGAGTAAATCCCAGAGCTATAAAAGTAATGGGAGAATCTAATGTAGATATATCAGGTCATACCTCTAACCATGTAGATGAATATATGGGAGAAGAGTTTGACTTGATTATTACAGTATGCGATAGTGCAAAAGAACGTTGCCCCGTTTTCCCTTCTAAATCAGAAAAAAGACATCACAATTTTCCAGATCCTGCGAAAGCGACGGGAACGGAAGAAGAGATTCTTTCAGATTTCAGATCGGTAAGAGATCAAATTCGGGATTACGCGGAAAATCTGGTTAGCGAATTTAGTTCTTAA
- a CDS encoding ArsR family transcriptional regulator, whose translation MGKTKSSNFTIAQNRLATTAKALGHPARIAILEYLAQQKSCICGDIVDELPLSQSTVSQHLKELKAAGLIKGDVDGASICYCIDENGWNEFTQQLSKFMQIPNSKSCC comes from the coding sequence ATGGGAAAAACAAAGTCATCAAACTTCACAATTGCTCAAAATAGATTAGCTACTACGGCTAAGGCTTTAGGTCATCCCGCTCGAATAGCAATTCTTGAGTATCTGGCTCAACAAAAAAGCTGTATCTGTGGAGATATAGTTGATGAATTACCACTTTCCCAATCCACGGTTTCCCAGCACCTTAAAGAGTTAAAAGCAGCAGGACTTATTAAAGGAGATGTGGATGGAGCAAGTATATGCTACTGCATAGATGAGAATGGTTGGAATGAGTTCACTCAACAACTCAGTAAGTTCATGCAAATACCGAACAGTAAAAGCTGCTGCTAA
- a CDS encoding DUF3526 domain-containing protein gives MLSLLIQKELKHILLSPKFFSTFLVCSILILISIFIGINEYKNSVKQYETNQQIAQQDITQASNWMSVRNIAHRAPTPMQIFVSGLHFDVGRLSGISNFNDVKLTRSPYSDETLFAIFRFIDFAFIVQVILSLFAILFTYDAINGERENGTLKLAFANSVSRVQYLIAKFTGTWLGLIVPLLVPILLGLLLVITMGVPVTGSEWQSIISLIALSILYITFFIGIGLLISSITRKSSLSFLLLLVIWISGVLILPRIGVMTAGQITPVESVAQLEAKQEAFQRARWEQYSSELSEVWQNRSQEMEGMDENERQAYRDEKEWEWLEEDDASRKLVQSDIVDNNRKLMEEAQNKKEGQQLLAFNLSRVSPVSSFRLAAMNLATTDIGLKTRYEESMRLYKDDFTEFVEKKQAEGGEHGGMRIEFDSNSGLKIDFGRNDQGLDMSEMPQYTPPTVTAGVGFQNSILDFGLLILFIMMTFGGSFFAFLRYDMR, from the coding sequence ATGCTATCACTATTAATACAAAAAGAGCTTAAGCACATTTTGTTGAGCCCGAAGTTCTTTTCCACTTTTCTGGTTTGCTCAATCCTGATACTAATCAGCATTTTTATCGGCATAAATGAGTATAAAAACTCAGTTAAGCAATATGAAACCAATCAGCAGATTGCTCAGCAGGATATTACCCAGGCTAGCAATTGGATGTCGGTAAGAAACATTGCCCATCGAGCCCCTACTCCGATGCAGATATTTGTTTCAGGATTACATTTCGATGTTGGCAGGTTATCAGGTATCTCAAACTTTAACGATGTTAAACTTACACGAAGTCCGTATTCGGATGAAACTCTGTTTGCGATATTCAGATTTATCGACTTTGCTTTTATCGTTCAGGTAATACTCTCTTTATTTGCCATACTTTTCACCTATGATGCGATAAATGGTGAAAGAGAAAACGGAACTTTAAAACTAGCTTTTGCCAACTCTGTTTCTCGTGTTCAATATCTTATAGCGAAATTCACGGGTACATGGCTAGGACTTATTGTTCCGCTACTCGTACCCATTCTTTTAGGACTACTGCTTGTTATTACCATGGGTGTCCCGGTTACTGGATCAGAGTGGCAAAGCATTATCAGCCTGATAGCCTTATCCATATTGTACATTACTTTTTTCATCGGTATTGGCTTATTGATCTCTTCGATCACAAGAAAATCCTCTCTCTCATTCCTACTTCTATTAGTGATCTGGATTAGTGGAGTGCTCATCCTACCTAGAATTGGAGTTATGACAGCCGGACAAATCACGCCCGTAGAATCGGTAGCCCAGTTAGAAGCTAAACAAGAAGCTTTTCAAAGGGCGAGATGGGAACAGTACTCTTCGGAATTATCTGAAGTTTGGCAAAACCGATCCCAGGAAATGGAAGGCATGGACGAAAATGAACGACAAGCTTACCGTGATGAAAAGGAATGGGAATGGCTGGAAGAAGATGACGCTTCGAGAAAATTGGTACAGTCAGATATAGTTGATAATAACAGAAAACTGATGGAAGAAGCTCAAAACAAGAAGGAAGGACAGCAGTTGCTAGCTTTCAATCTTTCAAGAGTATCTCCAGTTTCCTCATTTAGACTAGCAGCCATGAATCTGGCTACCACTGATATAGGTCTTAAAACCAGGTACGAAGAAAGTATGCGTCTCTATAAAGATGACTTCACTGAATTTGTGGAGAAAAAGCAGGCCGAAGGCGGGGAGCATGGGGGAATGAGAATTGAATTTGATTCTAATTCCGGGCTTAAAATTGATTTCGGAAGAAACGACCAGGGCCTTGACATGAGTGAAATGCCACAGTATACCCCTCCAACTGTTACTGCAGGAGTGGGATTTCAGAATAGTATCCTGGACTTCGGGCTTCTCATCTTATTTATCATGATGACTTTTGGAGGAAGCTTCTTCGCCTTTTTGAGATATGACATGAGATAA
- a CDS encoding GNAT family N-acetyltransferase gives MINTSSIKDLKSIKQLLKQNNLPFEDVGVSEIRFLTIKRDQEIIACGGLEFFEEIALLRSVSVREGYKNEGLGSKLTQMLMDEAERMGAKTVYLLTTTALEYFKRKGFVVVTREEAPVEIQTSVEFSKLCPDSAALMRKKI, from the coding sequence ATGATTAATACGAGCTCAATAAAAGACTTAAAAAGCATTAAGCAGCTCTTGAAACAGAATAACCTTCCTTTTGAAGATGTTGGCGTTTCGGAGATTCGATTTCTAACCATTAAAAGGGATCAGGAAATTATTGCATGCGGTGGGTTGGAGTTTTTCGAAGAAATAGCATTGCTTAGATCCGTTTCAGTAAGAGAAGGCTATAAAAATGAGGGACTAGGATCGAAGCTTACACAAATGCTTATGGATGAAGCCGAAAGAATGGGTGCTAAAACCGTTTATTTACTAACAACTACAGCGCTTGAGTATTTTAAAAGAAAAGGATTTGTAGTTGTCACAAGAGAGGAAGCTCCAGTAGAAATACAGACAAGTGTTGAATTCTCCAAGCTTTGTCCTGACAGTGCAGCCCTCATGAGAAAAAAAATTTAG
- a CDS encoding ZIP family metal transporter, producing the protein MIIPDWFLSLNPIIQALLGGLFTWGLTALGASLVFFTKKVNYALLDSMLGFAAGVMIAASVWSLIIPAIDMAEAQGKISWLPAVIGFLSGGVFLRICDQYLPHLHLGLPKSEAEGVPTSWRRSTLLVLAITLHNIPEGLAVGVLFGAAASGVDPTGTATIAAAIALALGIGIQNFPEGMAVSMPLRRDGVGVGKSFWYGQLSGVVEPVSAVIGAAAVILIQPILPYALAFAAGAMIYVVVEELIPESQQHGNTDIATLGTMIGFAVMMVLDVALG; encoded by the coding sequence ATGATTATTCCTGATTGGTTTCTATCACTCAATCCTATTATTCAGGCTCTTTTGGGAGGTCTTTTTACCTGGGGTTTAACCGCCCTGGGAGCGAGTCTTGTCTTCTTTACAAAAAAAGTGAACTACGCTCTTCTGGATAGCATGTTGGGCTTTGCTGCAGGTGTTATGATTGCTGCGAGTGTATGGTCACTTATTATACCGGCTATCGATATGGCAGAAGCACAGGGTAAAATTTCATGGCTTCCCGCTGTAATCGGCTTTTTAAGTGGTGGTGTCTTTTTAAGGATCTGTGATCAATACCTCCCACATCTCCATTTAGGACTTCCTAAATCGGAAGCTGAAGGTGTTCCTACTAGCTGGAGACGTTCTACCCTTTTGGTACTCGCCATTACCCTTCATAATATCCCTGAAGGCCTTGCAGTAGGAGTGTTATTCGGAGCAGCTGCATCTGGTGTTGACCCTACCGGTACTGCTACTATAGCAGCAGCAATTGCACTCGCTTTAGGTATCGGAATCCAAAACTTCCCTGAAGGTATGGCGGTGTCTATGCCTTTAAGAAGAGATGGTGTAGGAGTTGGAAAGAGTTTCTGGTATGGACAACTATCCGGAGTAGTAGAACCAGTCTCAGCTGTAATAGGCGCGGCAGCCGTTATACTTATTCAGCCTATTCTACCTTATGCACTAGCTTTTGCAGCAGGTGCAATGATCTATGTAGTAGTTGAAGAATTAATTCCTGAAAGCCAACAACATGGAAACACCGATATAGCCACCTTGGGTACCATGATCGGTTTTGCAGTTATGATGGTCCTGGATGTAGCTTTAGGTTAA
- a CDS encoding ABC transporter ATP-binding protein encodes MQNEIIAQAPLLEAQNLTKVYEDGVKALDNLQLKVMPCEIYAMLGGNGAGKTTTINIFLDFIQPSSGNAFINSIDANEDPIEAKKNVAFVSENVQLYPNFTAIQNVDFFVRLGGKSHYKRKDYEAALIRVGLQKNAFDKKLKDFSKGMRQKCGIAIAILKDAPAILLDEPTSGLDPKAGKEFTRLLGELRDEGKAILMSTHDIFRAKEISDHVGILNNGVLVTQRTNAELRGVNLEEMYVEYMAGYMDEMESAGTLVNDLN; translated from the coding sequence ATGCAAAATGAAATCATAGCTCAAGCCCCTTTATTGGAGGCTCAAAACCTAACAAAAGTGTATGAAGACGGAGTAAAAGCTCTGGACAATCTTCAGTTAAAAGTAATGCCTTGTGAGATTTACGCTATGCTGGGAGGGAACGGAGCAGGCAAAACTACTACAATCAATATCTTTCTCGACTTTATTCAACCTTCAAGTGGGAATGCGTTCATCAATAGCATTGATGCAAATGAAGATCCTATTGAAGCAAAAAAGAATGTGGCTTTCGTTTCTGAGAATGTTCAGTTGTATCCGAATTTCACTGCCATCCAGAATGTAGATTTCTTCGTTCGACTGGGGGGGAAAAGTCATTATAAACGCAAAGACTATGAGGCAGCACTTATCCGTGTGGGGCTTCAGAAGAATGCGTTTGATAAGAAGTTAAAAGACTTTTCAAAGGGAATGCGACAGAAGTGCGGCATTGCCATCGCCATTCTTAAAGATGCTCCAGCGATCCTTCTTGATGAGCCTACCTCTGGACTGGACCCTAAAGCCGGAAAGGAATTCACCCGATTACTTGGAGAATTACGTGACGAAGGAAAAGCAATTCTAATGAGTACGCATGACATCTTTAGAGCAAAAGAAATCTCTGATCATGTTGGCATTCTCAATAATGGTGTACTGGTTACTCAGAGAACCAACGCAGAGCTTCGAGGGGTAAACCTTGAAGAAATGTACGTGGAATATATGGCTGGCTATATGGATGAAATGGAATCAGCCGGGACTTTAGTAAACGATCTCAACTGA
- a CDS encoding DNA-binding response regulator yields MSDRARILLVEDEKGLVLTIRDRLEEEGYVVDVANDGEEGYKKALSNTQSLIILDLMLPKKGGLDVCRDLRQKGIETPILMLTAKGQVIDKVLGLKLGADDYMQKPFDMMELLARVEVQLRKRNRTESKEAKEIYSFADVDIDFRKMNIEKAGQEVTLSAKEFQLLRFLVENEDAILSRDQLLNEVWGYDSVPSTRTVDVHIAWLRQKLEEDSRYPKHILTIHGFGYKFVG; encoded by the coding sequence ATGTCGGATAGAGCCAGGATTTTATTAGTGGAAGATGAGAAAGGCCTGGTCCTTACTATTCGTGACCGCCTGGAGGAAGAGGGATATGTTGTTGATGTAGCGAATGATGGAGAGGAGGGTTATAAAAAAGCTCTATCTAACACGCAGTCTTTGATCATACTTGACTTGATGCTTCCTAAAAAAGGAGGCCTGGACGTTTGCCGTGATTTGAGACAAAAGGGAATTGAAACCCCCATTCTTATGCTTACTGCAAAAGGGCAGGTAATCGATAAAGTTTTAGGCTTAAAACTTGGAGCAGATGATTACATGCAAAAACCCTTTGATATGATGGAATTACTTGCCAGGGTTGAAGTGCAGCTTAGAAAACGAAATAGAACAGAGAGCAAGGAAGCCAAAGAAATCTATTCATTTGCGGATGTCGACATTGATTTCAGGAAAATGAATATTGAAAAAGCTGGACAAGAAGTCACTTTATCAGCGAAAGAATTTCAATTACTGCGATTTTTAGTAGAGAATGAAGATGCCATCTTGTCGAGAGATCAACTTTTAAACGAGGTGTGGGGGTATGATTCAGTTCCTTCAACACGTACTGTTGATGTTCATATCGCCTGGTTACGGCAAAAATTGGAGGAAGACAGCCGATATCCTAAGCATATCCTAACTATACATGGCTTTGGATATAAATTTGTTGGCTAG
- a CDS encoding sensor histidine kinase gives MKKVWITYGFLGLMLVALVTLAVLQYHWLGSVSDAEKERLEENLSAASENFVADFNQVFSQTAQSFRIQVTNPAPELESLINTLYLDWITNSNYADIVDSIFVVRPMESGDEGVFFFTSDPASLDLIEPDVHLSEWLDESYNKSGSVKRVSIGGHPEFGVKTYMPVPIQFLDMIQIRNESLNQDIALSLSVDQLDDVLLLQLDNDLIKEELIPNIARRYFSNSFDDQYLLEIVKEDPESELYYTSDEDLSVEAPDFKTSLHEFDISNVLIFQAAGTQFPHSQLNKIEEFSDLERHGLRIDRSDSPVDSISEEIAVRGRFFSESFSSVTVNSSSDSLRTVRRDTVISSSFAGALGASGWELWLSFKEGSLDAFVNKTRFRNLGISFGILGILGISVAMIVVFSQRSRDLADQQMLFVAGVSHELRTPISVIRSAAENLNEGVVNTEERKKEYAKLMIAESRRLSDMVDQIMEFSGIQGGKRIYHYMNVEIEPLISVIQEESRHLLEEKGVQMQHSVNTSHQHITADKDALFLVVMNLISNAIKFSDSSKKIILRVDDVQLRGKPALQISVQDFGIGIPADEQEKIFQPFFRGTKPVDNQIKGNGIGLSLVEKVIRAHKGEISLKTKENEGTTFFATIPVERDNVG, from the coding sequence GTGAAAAAGGTTTGGATCACATATGGTTTTTTAGGATTAATGCTGGTTGCATTAGTTACTCTTGCAGTATTGCAGTATCACTGGTTGGGAAGTGTGAGTGATGCAGAAAAGGAACGCCTGGAAGAAAACTTGTCGGCCGCATCTGAAAATTTTGTAGCTGATTTTAATCAGGTCTTTTCCCAGACCGCTCAGAGCTTTAGAATTCAGGTTACCAACCCAGCTCCTGAGTTGGAATCTTTAATTAATACGTTGTATCTCGATTGGATCACAAATTCAAACTATGCAGATATAGTTGATTCAATATTTGTTGTAAGACCAATGGAATCAGGAGATGAAGGAGTATTCTTTTTTACCTCAGACCCGGCATCCTTAGACCTCATTGAGCCTGACGTACATCTTTCCGAATGGCTGGATGAGAGCTATAATAAATCCGGATCAGTAAAAAGAGTTTCGATTGGTGGTCACCCGGAGTTTGGGGTTAAAACTTATATGCCGGTTCCCATTCAGTTTTTGGATATGATCCAAATCCGAAACGAAAGTTTGAACCAAGATATAGCACTTAGCCTCAGCGTCGATCAATTAGATGATGTGTTACTTTTACAGTTAGACAATGATCTTATAAAGGAAGAATTAATTCCCAATATAGCACGAAGATATTTTTCGAATTCCTTTGATGACCAGTACCTGTTGGAGATTGTGAAGGAAGATCCTGAATCCGAACTCTATTACACTTCTGATGAAGATCTTTCAGTTGAAGCACCGGATTTCAAAACCTCATTGCACGAGTTTGATATCTCGAATGTGTTGATTTTTCAAGCTGCTGGTACTCAATTTCCACATAGCCAATTAAATAAGATTGAGGAATTCTCCGACCTGGAGAGACATGGTTTGAGGATTGACCGAAGTGATTCACCAGTAGATAGTATATCAGAAGAAATAGCAGTTAGAGGGCGCTTCTTTTCGGAAAGTTTTTCGTCTGTTACGGTAAACTCTTCATCAGATTCGCTTAGAACGGTTCGAAGAGATACTGTTATTTCCTCTTCCTTTGCAGGGGCTCTTGGAGCATCCGGTTGGGAGCTTTGGTTAAGTTTTAAGGAAGGTTCGTTAGATGCTTTTGTAAATAAAACACGGTTTAGAAACCTGGGTATTAGTTTCGGAATTCTTGGTATCCTGGGAATAAGCGTTGCGATGATTGTAGTTTTTTCTCAACGATCACGAGATTTAGCTGACCAGCAAATGCTTTTCGTCGCAGGAGTTTCTCATGAGCTACGAACCCCGATATCTGTAATAAGATCTGCTGCTGAAAATCTAAATGAAGGAGTAGTGAATACAGAAGAGAGAAAGAAAGAATATGCTAAGCTGATGATTGCAGAAAGTCGGCGCTTAAGTGATATGGTAGATCAGATTATGGAATTCTCAGGGATTCAGGGGGGGAAAAGAATCTATCATTATATGAATGTAGAAATTGAGCCTCTTATTTCTGTTATCCAGGAAGAAAGTCGGCACCTGCTCGAAGAGAAAGGGGTGCAGATGCAACATTCCGTTAATACCAGCCACCAGCATATCACCGCTGATAAAGATGCGCTTTTTCTGGTAGTGATGAATTTGATAAGTAATGCCATCAAGTTTAGCGACTCAAGCAAGAAAATTATTTTAAGAGTAGACGATGTTCAACTTCGAGGGAAGCCAGCGTTACAAATTTCAGTACAAGATTTTGGAATAGGCATTCCTGCTGACGAGCAAGAAAAAATATTCCAGCCATTTTTTAGAGGTACTAAGCCGGTTGATAATCAAATTAAAGGAAATGGGATAGGATTGAGCCTTGTTGAAAAAGTTATCAGGGCGCATAAAGGAGAAATAAGTCTGAAGACAAAGGAAAACGAAGGGACAACATTCTTCGCAACGATTCCTGTGGAGAGAGATAATGTCGGATAG